One genomic region from Bacillus sp. SLBN-46 encodes:
- a CDS encoding YpoC family protein: MDKQSDAASTILSEWKQIERQLEKLFSERDQKNTKESMEKGINLFLHFLMVSNDTEYINRGPIPYESFQYKPVNIVERLEFIQSRPTLFHSYRQLSELMLEQQKLYAKKLIKKSSKPLA; this comes from the coding sequence ATGGATAAACAAAGCGATGCGGCCTCTACGATTTTGAGTGAATGGAAACAAATTGAAAGACAGCTTGAAAAACTATTTTCTGAACGTGACCAAAAAAACACAAAAGAATCGATGGAAAAGGGGATCAACCTATTTCTTCATTTTTTAATGGTTTCAAATGATACAGAGTACATCAACCGTGGACCAATACCATATGAAAGTTTCCAATATAAACCGGTAAATATTGTAGAAAGGTTGGAGTTTATCCAATCAAGACCTACTTTGTTTCATTCATACCGTCAGTTGTCAGAACTGATGTTGGAACAACAAAAGCTTTATGCAAAGAAATTAATAAAAAAATCGTCTAAGCCATTAGCCTAG
- a CDS encoding DnaD domain-containing protein, with the protein MKTNILAWLQEGTITVPSLLFSEYRNLNLNETELVLLLNILTFLEKGKEFPTPEELSARMTISIADCNEMLRRLIQRGFIEIIDSYSTDGIRYETYSVNPLWEKLVDQFLLSKKMVNKLDKKSEETDLYTCFEKEFGRPLSPFECESLGMWMDDDHHDPIIIKAALREAVMSGKLNFRYIDRILFEWKKNGIRTIDQAKNHGQKFRQKQVQKGNIKEDTHQPSVPFYNWLEQ; encoded by the coding sequence ATGAAAACAAATATTTTAGCATGGCTACAAGAAGGGACAATAACGGTTCCTAGCTTACTATTTTCTGAATATCGAAATCTTAATTTAAACGAAACAGAACTTGTTCTTTTATTAAATATCCTAACCTTTTTAGAAAAAGGAAAAGAATTTCCTACCCCAGAAGAACTTTCCGCTCGAATGACTATTTCCATTGCTGATTGTAATGAAATGTTAAGAAGATTGATTCAAAGAGGATTTATCGAAATCATTGATTCCTACTCAACTGATGGTATCCGTTATGAAACATACTCAGTTAATCCACTATGGGAGAAACTTGTTGACCAATTCCTACTAAGCAAAAAAATGGTTAACAAACTGGATAAAAAGTCTGAAGAAACAGACCTTTATACCTGCTTTGAGAAAGAGTTTGGCCGCCCTCTATCACCATTTGAATGTGAATCTCTTGGTATGTGGATGGATGACGACCACCATGACCCTATCATAATAAAAGCAGCACTAAGAGAAGCCGTTATGTCCGGAAAATTAAACTTTCGATATATAGATAGAATTCTGTTTGAGTGGAAGAAAAACGGTATTAGAACCATTGACCAAGCGAAAAATCATGGACAAAAATTCAGACAAAAGCAAGTACAAAAAGGAAATATCAAGGAAGACACACATCAACCATCCGTTCCTTTTTATAACTGGTTAGAGCAATAA
- a CDS encoding pyridoxal phosphate-dependent aminotransferase, with protein MELAQRVLALTPSTTLAITAKAKELKEKGEDVIGLGAGEPDFNTPQHILDAAVISMNEGYTKYTPSAGLPALKQAIIKKFASDQGLAYKPNEIIVGNGAKHVLYTLFQVLLNDGDEVIIPTPYWVSYPEQVKLAGGVPVYIDGLEQNQFKITPDQLKNNITSKTKAVIINSPSNPTGVLYTAEELLELGKVCLEENILIVSDEIYEKLVYGNHKHVSIAELSPELKKQTIIINGVSKSHSMTGWRIGYAAGNQQIIEAMTNLASHSTSNPTTTAQYAAIAAYNGTQEPVEEMRKAFEDRLEIIFDKLTAIPGFTCVKPQGAFYLYPNVKKAAQMTGFNHVDDFVEALLVEAKVAVIPGSGFGTPDNIRLSYATSLEQLERAVERMKQFVIEKTQL; from the coding sequence ATGGAATTAGCGCAAAGGGTGTTGGCACTCACACCTTCCACAACATTAGCAATTACGGCAAAGGCAAAGGAATTAAAGGAAAAAGGTGAAGATGTCATCGGATTAGGAGCGGGGGAGCCTGATTTTAATACTCCACAGCATATTTTAGACGCTGCAGTAATCTCAATGAATGAAGGATATACGAAATATACACCTTCAGCAGGGTTACCGGCGTTAAAACAGGCCATTATCAAAAAGTTTGCATCAGATCAGGGCTTAGCATATAAACCAAATGAAATTATTGTGGGCAATGGTGCAAAACATGTACTCTATACTTTATTTCAAGTACTTTTAAATGATGGTGATGAGGTAATCATCCCGACTCCCTATTGGGTAAGCTACCCTGAACAGGTTAAATTAGCTGGTGGTGTTCCTGTTTATATTGACGGGTTAGAACAAAATCAATTTAAAATTACACCTGATCAATTAAAAAATAACATTACGAGCAAAACGAAAGCTGTAATTATCAATTCCCCAAGCAATCCTACAGGAGTATTGTATACTGCTGAAGAACTTTTAGAATTAGGTAAAGTATGCCTTGAAGAAAATATTCTTATCGTGTCTGATGAGATATATGAAAAACTTGTTTATGGAAATCATAAACATGTTTCAATTGCAGAGCTATCTCCAGAATTGAAAAAGCAGACGATTATTATCAATGGTGTTTCAAAGTCTCACTCTATGACAGGCTGGAGAATTGGTTATGCGGCAGGGAATCAGCAGATTATCGAAGCAATGACTAACTTAGCAAGTCATAGCACTTCAAACCCAACAACCACTGCCCAATATGCAGCAATTGCTGCATATAATGGGACACAAGAGCCGGTGGAGGAAATGAGAAAAGCCTTTGAAGATCGTTTAGAGATTATTTTTGATAAGCTAACGGCCATTCCCGGATTCACTTGTGTAAAACCACAAGGTGCATTTTACTTGTATCCAAATGTTAAAAAAGCAGCACAGATGACAGGATTTAATCATGTGGATGACTTTGTTGAAGCACTACTGGTAGAGGCAAAAGTAGCTGTCATTCCTGGTTCTGGTTTTGGAACACCTGATAACATCAGACTCTCTTATGCAACTTCATTGGAACAATTAGAAAGAGCTGTTGAAAGAATGAAACAATTTGTTATCGAGAAAACTCAATTGTAG